The following are from one region of the Cystobacter fuscus DSM 2262 genome:
- a CDS encoding OsmC family protein, which produces MSQPPSPTGVVMSVESSSGFHCKLEHGPSGSRITTEAPKDNGGTGMSFSPTDLVGAALASCVLTTMALAASRENIPLGEARARVEKRMTPPPRRIGELVLEVEMPPGLSAAHRARLEEVAHGCPVSRSLHPDVKLPMSFRYPDTAP; this is translated from the coding sequence ATGAGCCAGCCCCCTTCCCCCACCGGCGTCGTGATGTCCGTCGAGTCCTCGTCGGGCTTCCACTGCAAGCTGGAGCACGGGCCGTCCGGCTCGCGCATCACCACCGAGGCCCCCAAGGACAACGGCGGCACGGGCATGTCCTTCTCGCCCACGGACCTGGTGGGCGCGGCGCTCGCCTCGTGCGTGCTCACCACCATGGCCCTGGCCGCCTCGCGCGAGAACATCCCCCTGGGCGAGGCCCGTGCCCGGGTGGAGAAGCGCATGACGCCCCCGCCGCGGCGCATCGGCGAGCTGGTGCTGGAGGTGGAGATGCCCCCGGGACTCTCCGCCGCGCACCGCGCCCGGCTGGAGGAGGTGGCGCACGGCTGCCCGGTGTCCCGCAGCCTCCACCCGGACGTGAAGCTGCCCATGTCCTTCCGCTACCCGGACACCGCCCCGTAA
- a CDS encoding deoxyhypusine synthase family protein codes for MAKTPSNSKKNLRAHYSGARKADPRPITGKESPAELLAHAFSAYVGRQERTAFELMRRSMEVDASVFLTLSGAMTPAGLHQSCIIPLIEKGIISALTTTGANLYHDAHRIIGHAIREVNPNAGDLQYRLARIIRIYDLGFWEEALLDTDRLFSALLRRPEFQRKMTTPEFHYLLGKNIAAIEKQLGVKQPSLLSTCYKHAVPIFVGAVQDGSIFLNAVKLKRLLGAEFKFEIDINDDVYWMSAIQHYCRHHYSNKMAIWILGGGVPKNYTLQGEPLLDQILGVPTDGFDIDVQFCVDPVDNGALSSCPAGEGHTWGKVSIEAVEVGSMYVHTDVTAVFPWLTHALLSDTKMKRKPRRLMDVMQEAVAFLDKDVKKRHKSLLKTIEWSPDDAKPNPEEHETYVR; via the coding sequence ATGGCCAAGACCCCCTCGAACTCGAAGAAGAATCTGCGCGCCCACTACTCGGGAGCACGCAAGGCCGACCCGCGCCCCATCACCGGCAAGGAGTCCCCCGCCGAGCTGCTCGCGCATGCCTTCTCGGCCTATGTGGGACGGCAGGAGCGCACCGCCTTCGAGCTCATGCGCCGCTCGATGGAAGTCGACGCCTCCGTCTTCCTCACCCTGTCGGGCGCGATGACGCCGGCGGGCCTGCACCAGAGCTGCATCATCCCCCTCATCGAGAAGGGCATCATCTCGGCGCTCACCACCACCGGCGCCAACCTCTACCACGACGCCCACCGCATCATCGGCCACGCCATCCGCGAGGTGAACCCCAACGCGGGGGATTTGCAGTACCGCCTGGCGCGCATCATCCGCATCTACGACCTGGGCTTCTGGGAGGAGGCGCTGCTGGACACCGACCGGCTCTTCTCCGCGCTGCTGCGCCGCCCCGAGTTCCAGCGCAAGATGACCACGCCCGAGTTCCACTACCTGCTCGGCAAGAACATCGCCGCCATCGAGAAGCAGCTCGGCGTGAAGCAGCCCTCGCTCCTGTCCACCTGCTACAAGCACGCCGTGCCCATCTTCGTGGGCGCCGTGCAGGACGGCTCCATCTTCCTCAACGCCGTCAAGCTCAAGCGCCTGCTCGGCGCCGAGTTCAAGTTCGAGATCGACATCAACGACGACGTCTATTGGATGTCGGCGATCCAGCACTACTGCCGTCACCACTACTCCAACAAGATGGCCATCTGGATCCTCGGCGGCGGCGTGCCCAAGAACTACACGCTGCAGGGCGAGCCGCTGTTGGATCAGATCCTCGGCGTGCCCACGGACGGCTTCGACATCGACGTGCAGTTCTGCGTGGATCCGGTGGACAACGGCGCGCTCTCCAGCTGCCCGGCGGGCGAGGGCCACACCTGGGGCAAGGTGTCCATCGAGGCCGTGGAGGTGGGCTCCATGTACGTGCACACCGACGTCACCGCCGTCTTCCCGTGGCTCACCCATGCGCTCTTGAGCGACACGAAGATGAAGCGCAAGCCGCGCCGGTTGATGGACGTGATGCAGGAGGCGGTGGCCTTCCTCGACAAGGACGTGAAGAAGCGCCACAAGTCCCTGCTCAAGACGATCGAGTGGAGCCCCGACGACGCCAAGCCCAACCCGGAGGAGCACGAGACGTACGTGCGCTAG
- a CDS encoding PHP domain-containing protein: MIDLHSHTTASDGQHSPTGLLALAASAGVKALAVTDHDTVEGLAEAAEAARAHGVELVAGIELSAFVNKREVHILGHFVRPDFPELAAYASRLRVEREQRMVLMVERMRTLGFPIRMEDVRALAGGAQLGRPHLARVLVERGWCLDVKEAFDRFLGAGKAAWVERFKLDGAEAIQLVHRAGGTATLAHPGSSKIERYDILQLARAGLDGLEALHSDHNPSVQQRYVKYAKEFDLVPTGGSDFHGEQVTPGRRPGDSPTPPENFARLRARATSQSTHAS, encoded by the coding sequence GTGATTGATCTGCATTCCCACACGACCGCGAGCGATGGCCAGCACTCGCCCACCGGGCTGCTGGCCCTGGCGGCGAGTGCCGGAGTGAAGGCGCTCGCGGTGACGGATCACGACACGGTGGAGGGGCTGGCGGAGGCGGCGGAGGCGGCGCGGGCGCACGGCGTGGAGCTGGTCGCGGGCATCGAGCTGTCGGCGTTCGTGAACAAGCGCGAGGTGCACATCCTGGGGCACTTCGTCCGGCCGGACTTCCCGGAGCTGGCCGCCTACGCGTCCCGGCTGCGGGTGGAGCGCGAGCAGCGCATGGTGCTCATGGTGGAGCGGATGCGCACGCTGGGGTTTCCCATCCGGATGGAGGACGTGCGCGCCCTGGCGGGGGGCGCGCAGCTCGGCAGACCCCATCTGGCGCGGGTGCTGGTGGAGCGCGGGTGGTGCCTGGACGTGAAGGAAGCCTTCGACCGTTTCCTGGGGGCGGGAAAGGCGGCCTGGGTGGAGCGGTTCAAGCTGGACGGGGCAGAGGCCATCCAGCTCGTGCACCGCGCGGGGGGCACGGCCACACTGGCTCACCCCGGCAGCTCCAAGATTGAACGGTACGATATCCTACAACTCGCACGGGCGGGCCTGGATGGGTTGGAAGCGTTACATTCGGACCACAACCCGAGTGTGCAGCAGCGGTACGTGAAGTACGCGAAGGAGTTCGATCTGGTGCCCACGGGAGGCAGCGACTTCCACGGGGAACAGGTGACACCAGGCCGGAGACCCGGAGACTCCCCCACTCCTCCCGAAAACTTCGCGAGACTGCGCGCCCGGGCCACGAGTCAGTCCACACACGCGAGCTAG
- a CDS encoding cytochrome P450 — protein sequence MQMQTLNNMLERLPMKETHRLGIPILPGGLPLVGHAPFNLGDTLTFLRAAEAKVGPIFWMRSFGSEMQLVCMGEPGFELLKNRVTSSEFIRDQAPEFIGDALLSQDGARHRNLRTPMSGPFTPRGLSSSGAATLSAEVIEASVASLPSSRPFSLIAETQKFALDIIFRVMGIDRSEIEEFNTNYREFTLGAFPLKLDLPYSPRWRARRGRAWLDARFSSLIAAARGRPEMPGTLSAMLAARDTEGQPLKDDDLISNLRLLALAGHETTASTMAWLGLVLAQRPDLWEKLREEATAAPGLPRSPEELKRHPFAEALFREVIRLYPPVSSTAREATEDLTLHGKLVPKGTMITVPLGTYGYDPANFPEPEKFDPSRWLGRRVPPSSVETAPFGGGPHFCLGYHLAWVEVVQFATAFARELSRRGVRPQLAPGVAPPKLRYLPFGQPPKKALIEFVPVV from the coding sequence ATGCAAATGCAGACCCTGAACAACATGCTGGAGCGCCTGCCGATGAAGGAGACCCACCGTCTCGGCATTCCCATCCTCCCCGGTGGGCTGCCCCTGGTGGGACACGCGCCCTTCAACCTCGGCGACACCCTCACCTTCCTGCGCGCCGCCGAGGCCAAGGTGGGCCCCATCTTCTGGATGCGCTCCTTCGGCTCCGAGATGCAGTTGGTGTGCATGGGCGAGCCCGGCTTCGAGCTGCTCAAGAACCGGGTGACCAGCAGCGAGTTCATCCGCGATCAGGCCCCCGAGTTCATCGGCGACGCGCTCCTGTCCCAGGATGGCGCCCGCCACCGCAACCTGCGCACGCCCATGAGCGGGCCCTTCACGCCCCGGGGGCTGTCGTCCAGTGGCGCCGCCACCCTGTCCGCCGAGGTCATCGAGGCGAGCGTGGCCAGCCTGCCCTCCTCGCGCCCCTTCTCACTGATCGCCGAGACCCAGAAGTTCGCCCTCGACATCATCTTCCGCGTCATGGGCATCGACCGCTCGGAGATCGAGGAGTTCAACACGAACTACCGCGAGTTCACCCTCGGGGCGTTCCCGCTGAAGCTCGATCTGCCCTACTCGCCGCGCTGGCGTGCCCGCCGGGGGCGTGCGTGGCTGGATGCGCGCTTCTCCAGCCTCATCGCGGCGGCGCGGGGCCGTCCGGAGATGCCGGGCACGCTCTCGGCGATGCTGGCGGCGCGCGACACGGAAGGCCAGCCGCTCAAGGATGACGATCTCATCAGCAACCTGCGGCTCTTGGCCCTGGCGGGACACGAGACGACCGCGTCGACGATGGCGTGGCTGGGCCTGGTGCTCGCCCAGCGGCCCGACCTCTGGGAGAAGCTGCGCGAGGAGGCCACGGCGGCGCCGGGCCTGCCCCGCTCGCCCGAGGAGCTCAAGCGCCACCCCTTCGCCGAGGCGCTCTTCCGGGAAGTGATCCGGCTCTACCCGCCCGTGTCGTCCACGGCGCGCGAGGCGACCGAGGATCTGACGCTGCACGGCAAGCTCGTGCCCAAGGGCACGATGATCACCGTTCCGCTGGGCACCTACGGCTACGATCCGGCCAACTTCCCCGAGCCGGAGAAGTTCGATCCCTCGCGGTGGCTGGGCCGGCGCGTGCCGCCCTCCTCCGTCGAGACGGCGCCCTTCGGCGGTGGCCCGCACTTCTGCCTGGGCTACCACCTGGCCTGGGTGGAGGTGGTGCAGTTCGCCACGGCGTTCGCGCGCGAGCTGTCGCGCCGGGGGGTGCGGCCGCAGCTGGCGCCGGGAGTCGCGCCGCCCAAGCTGCGCTACCTGCCCTTCGGTCAGCCCCCCAAGAAGGCGCTGATCGAGTTCGTGCCCGTCGTCTGA
- a CDS encoding methyl-accepting chemotaxis protein: MWGRLSLRWQVAFAVLVPSLAVALFNGFYYPEQQREQGLLRLEEQAHAVGGLAAQDISLLLEESEARGMSPPPPILERVKSRVFDRVEQTSRPGAVSFQGMLTPQGEVLAERGNVPSAQTFKNLPFLKEGSCSEKRLEAGPMAFCGLPGGYVYVVGLNAATVMQEARSMRWSSFFVYLGAMLMGLFIAFFIGRAIAEPVTRMTQAAREVAQGDMSLSEVDVASAGEVRMMAHSFNEMLGTLRGTVSELLTRLEQLSSASRGLSGASADQEHVISQQAAYAQQIAATFEELSRTAEQISSSTEVVESSARRTHEAVAEAMAVVAQVVAGINDIRMESKGVADAIVGLNQDLQQVSKIAQVINQVAERSDLLALNAALEGTKAGEVGRGFSLVAAEMRKLAESVSASARDIGRIVEKVQDSGNEAATKARVGMATSDRGVEVAEQASAVFQRIVELARGTSEAARQITIATRQQRQSSEQAVQGARNVADLVKQGVDATGRTTRIAQDLQSVADSLSVLTSKFKVARDR, from the coding sequence ATGTGGGGTCGGCTTAGTCTACGCTGGCAGGTGGCATTCGCGGTGCTGGTCCCCAGCCTCGCCGTGGCCCTGTTCAACGGTTTCTACTATCCCGAGCAGCAGCGTGAGCAGGGGCTGCTGCGGCTCGAGGAACAGGCGCACGCGGTGGGCGGGCTCGCCGCGCAGGACATCTCGTTGCTGCTGGAGGAGAGCGAAGCGCGGGGGATGAGTCCGCCGCCGCCCATCCTCGAGCGCGTGAAGTCGCGGGTCTTCGATCGCGTGGAGCAGACGAGCCGGCCGGGCGCCGTGTCCTTCCAGGGGATGCTCACGCCCCAGGGCGAGGTGCTGGCCGAGCGGGGCAACGTGCCGTCCGCGCAGACCTTCAAGAACCTGCCCTTCCTGAAGGAGGGGAGCTGCTCCGAGAAGCGGCTGGAGGCCGGCCCCATGGCGTTCTGCGGGCTGCCCGGCGGCTACGTGTACGTGGTGGGCCTGAACGCGGCCACGGTGATGCAGGAGGCTCGCTCCATGCGCTGGTCCAGCTTCTTCGTGTACCTGGGCGCCATGCTCATGGGCCTCTTCATCGCCTTCTTCATCGGGCGGGCCATCGCCGAGCCGGTGACGCGCATGACCCAGGCGGCGCGCGAGGTGGCCCAGGGCGACATGTCGCTGAGCGAGGTGGACGTGGCCTCGGCGGGCGAGGTGCGCATGATGGCGCACTCCTTCAACGAGATGCTCGGCACGCTCCGGGGCACGGTGTCCGAGCTGCTCACGCGCCTGGAGCAGCTCTCCAGCGCCTCGCGGGGCCTGTCGGGCGCGTCCGCGGATCAGGAGCACGTCATCAGCCAGCAGGCGGCGTACGCCCAGCAGATCGCCGCGACCTTCGAGGAGCTCAGCCGCACCGCGGAGCAGATCTCCAGCTCCACCGAGGTGGTGGAGTCCAGCGCGCGGCGCACGCACGAGGCGGTGGCCGAGGCCATGGCGGTGGTGGCCCAGGTGGTCGCGGGCATCAACGACATCCGCATGGAGTCCAAGGGCGTGGCCGACGCCATCGTGGGCCTCAACCAGGACCTGCAGCAGGTGTCGAAGATCGCCCAGGTCATCAACCAGGTGGCGGAGCGCTCGGACCTGCTGGCGCTCAACGCGGCGCTGGAGGGCACCAAGGCGGGCGAGGTGGGCCGGGGCTTCTCGCTCGTGGCGGCGGAGATGCGCAAGCTCGCCGAGAGCGTGTCCGCGTCCGCGCGCGACATCGGGCGCATCGTGGAGAAGGTGCAGGACTCGGGCAACGAGGCGGCCACCAAGGCGCGCGTGGGCATGGCGACGAGCGATCGCGGCGTGGAGGTGGCCGAGCAGGCCTCGGCCGTGTTCCAGCGCATCGTCGAGCTGGCGCGCGGCACGAGCGAGGCGGCGCGGCAGATCACCATCGCCACGCGCCAGCAGCGTCAGTCCAGCGAGCAGGCCGTGCAAGGTGCGCGCAACGTGGCGGACCTGGTCAAGCAGGGCGTGGACGCCACGGGGCGTACCACGCGCATCGCCCAGGATCTGCAGAGCGTGGCCGACAGCCTCAGCGTGCTCACCAGCAAGTTCAAGGTGGCACGCGATCGTTGA
- a CDS encoding NADH-quinone oxidoreductase subunit A, which translates to MTPAIDPNNPLSSYLPLALVLLLAGVLALVIVNLAALAGPKRPSSIKSAPFEAGSASSGTARQRFAVKFYVVALLFIVFDVEAVFLYPWAVNFQALGWFGYAEMVVFAATVVVGLIYVWKKGALEWEH; encoded by the coding sequence ATGACCCCCGCGATTGATCCGAACAACCCCCTGAGCTCCTACCTGCCGCTGGCGCTCGTGCTGCTGCTGGCGGGCGTGCTGGCGCTCGTCATCGTGAACCTGGCGGCCCTCGCGGGCCCCAAGCGGCCGAGCTCCATCAAGTCCGCTCCCTTCGAGGCCGGCTCGGCGAGCAGCGGAACGGCGCGCCAGCGCTTCGCGGTGAAGTTCTACGTGGTGGCCCTGCTGTTCATCGTGTTCGACGTCGAGGCGGTCTTCCTGTACCCCTGGGCGGTGAACTTCCAGGCACTCGGCTGGTTCGGCTACGCGGAGATGGTGGTTTTCGCGGCGACTGTCGTGGTGGGCCTTATCTACGTCTGGAAGAAGGGCGCTCTCGAGTGGGAGCACTGA
- a CDS encoding NADH-quinone oxidoreductase subunit B, protein MAESDIAPVLTTRRDEAMGFIERMVSKGLGWARKYSLFTYPYATACCGMEFMSVSSARHDIARFGAEFPRFSPRQADMLMVIGTINLKQAPILKRVYEQMCEPKWVVAFGVCASSGGFYDNYAVLQGIDRIIPVDVYIPGCPPRPEQVLDGLRLLQDKIANQTHRVGHRGTTPHDLMAQNYSLTK, encoded by the coding sequence ATGGCTGAATCCGATATCGCACCCGTATTGACCACCCGCCGGGATGAGGCCATGGGCTTCATCGAGCGCATGGTGTCCAAGGGCCTGGGCTGGGCGCGCAAGTACTCGCTCTTCACCTACCCGTACGCCACCGCGTGCTGCGGCATGGAGTTCATGTCCGTCTCGTCCGCCCGGCACGACATCGCCCGCTTCGGCGCCGAGTTCCCCCGCTTCTCGCCGCGCCAGGCGGACATGCTGATGGTCATCGGCACCATCAACCTGAAGCAGGCCCCCATCCTCAAGCGCGTGTACGAGCAGATGTGCGAGCCCAAGTGGGTCGTCGCCTTCGGCGTGTGCGCCTCATCGGGCGGCTTCTACGACAACTACGCGGTGCTCCAGGGCATCGATCGCATCATCCCGGTGGACGTCTACATCCCCGGCTGCCCGCCGCGTCCCGAGCAGGTGCTCGACGGTCTGCGGCTCTTGCAGGACAAGATCGCCAACCAGACGCACCGCGTGGGCCACCGCGGCACCACGCCGCACGATCTGATGGCGCAGAACTACTCGCTGACCAAGTAG
- a CDS encoding PaaI family thioesterase: MSPTSPESLQERFAPHLACFGCGPANSQGLRIRSIVEGERVVADWTPAEHHQAFPGVVSGGIIGALLDCHCNWTAAHTLMKERGLDTPPCTVTAEYSIQLKRPTPLGPLRLEAGPVSQEGDKVVVEGTLTAGGKVCATCRGTFVAVKPGHPAYHRW, from the coding sequence ATGTCCCCGACTTCCCCCGAGAGCCTCCAGGAACGCTTCGCTCCCCATCTGGCCTGCTTTGGTTGCGGCCCCGCCAATTCTCAAGGTCTGCGAATCCGCAGCATCGTGGAGGGGGAGCGGGTCGTCGCCGACTGGACCCCCGCCGAGCACCACCAGGCCTTCCCCGGCGTGGTGAGTGGCGGAATCATCGGCGCGTTGCTCGACTGTCACTGCAACTGGACGGCGGCCCACACGTTGATGAAGGAGCGGGGCCTGGACACACCGCCCTGTACCGTCACCGCCGAGTACTCCATCCAGCTCAAGCGCCCCACGCCCCTGGGGCCCCTGCGTCTCGAGGCCGGCCCCGTGTCCCAGGAGGGGGACAAGGTCGTCGTCGAGGGCACCCTCACCGCTGGGGGCAAGGTGTGCGCGACGTGCCGGGGCACCTTCGTCGCGGTGAAGCCGGGCCACCCCGCGTACCACCGCTGGTAG